In a single window of the Delftia tsuruhatensis genome:
- a CDS encoding Glu/Leu/Phe/Val family dehydrogenase, translating into MQQAASAGIPQHAIPSYLQADHLGPWGNYLQQVDRVTPYLGHLARWVETLKRPKRILIVDVPIELDNGTIAHYEGYRVQHNLSRGPGKGGVRFHQDVTLSEVMALSAWMSVKNAAVNVPYGGAKGGIRVDPKTLSRGELERLTRRYTSEIGLLIGPSKDIPAPDVNTNGQIMSWMMDTYSMNTGATATGVVTGKPVDLGGSLGRVEATGRGVFTVGVEAAKLTGLAVEGARIAVQGFGNVGGTAGKLFADAGAKVVAVQDHTGTIHNASGLDVPALLAHVAAKGGVGGFAGAEAMDAADFWAVDCDILIPAALEGQITKDNAGKIKAKMVIEGANGPTTTEADDILTDKGVLVLPDVLANAGGVTVSYFEWVQDFSSFFWSEDEINARLVRIMQDAFAAIWQVAQQHGVTLRTATFIVACQRILHAREMRGLYP; encoded by the coding sequence ATGCAGCAAGCCGCTTCGGCCGGAATTCCCCAACACGCCATCCCATCCTACCTGCAGGCCGACCACCTCGGCCCCTGGGGCAACTACCTGCAGCAGGTCGACCGCGTCACGCCCTACCTGGGCCACCTGGCCCGCTGGGTCGAGACCCTCAAGCGCCCCAAGCGCATCCTCATCGTCGACGTGCCGATCGAGCTGGACAACGGCACCATCGCCCACTACGAAGGCTACCGCGTGCAGCACAACCTGAGCCGTGGCCCCGGCAAGGGCGGCGTGCGCTTCCACCAGGACGTGACCCTGTCCGAAGTGATGGCCCTGTCGGCCTGGATGTCGGTGAAGAACGCCGCCGTCAACGTGCCCTACGGCGGCGCCAAGGGCGGCATCCGCGTCGACCCCAAGACGCTGTCGCGCGGTGAACTGGAGCGCCTGACGCGCCGCTATACCAGCGAGATCGGCCTGCTGATCGGCCCCTCCAAGGACATCCCCGCGCCGGACGTGAACACGAACGGCCAGATCATGTCCTGGATGATGGACACCTACTCCATGAACACCGGCGCCACCGCCACCGGCGTGGTCACCGGCAAGCCCGTGGACCTGGGCGGCTCGCTGGGCCGCGTCGAGGCCACCGGCCGCGGCGTGTTCACCGTGGGCGTGGAAGCGGCCAAGCTGACCGGACTGGCGGTCGAAGGCGCGCGCATCGCCGTGCAGGGCTTCGGCAACGTGGGCGGCACGGCCGGCAAGCTGTTCGCCGACGCGGGCGCCAAGGTCGTGGCCGTGCAGGACCACACCGGCACCATCCACAACGCCAGCGGCCTGGACGTGCCGGCCCTGCTGGCCCATGTGGCCGCCAAGGGCGGGGTGGGCGGCTTCGCCGGCGCCGAGGCCATGGACGCGGCCGACTTCTGGGCCGTGGACTGCGACATCCTGATCCCCGCGGCCCTGGAAGGCCAGATCACCAAGGACAACGCCGGCAAGATCAAGGCCAAGATGGTGATCGAGGGCGCCAACGGCCCGACCACCACCGAGGCCGACGACATCCTGACCGACAAGGGCGTGCTGGTGCTGCCCGACGTGCTGGCCAATGCCGGCGGCGTGACGGTGAGCTACTTCGAATGGGTGCAGGACTTCTCCAGCTTCTTCTGGAGCGAGGACGAGATCAACGCCCGCCTGGTGCGCATCATGCAGGACGCCTTCGCGGCAATCTGGCAGGTGGCCCAGCAGCACGGCGTGACGCTGCGCACCGCCACCTTCATCGTGGCCTGCCAGCGCATCCTGCATGCCCGCGAGATGCGCGGACTGTATCCTTGA
- a CDS encoding fumarylacetoacetate hydrolase family protein has protein sequence MTTPPRTPIALAHALLQARHGGELLDADDWADAVRTSADAAAVQAAMAPALGWRVAGREHAPGRVPGYWKSGAPRRDAALAHAPLPEDGVWASPSVAGGVPLHLRGIEAEIALRLGRDVTAETAAALQPGEGLALIDGITAAIEVVDTRWRQHLKAPPLLLAADGLCHGALVLGPWQDAARLLPSTQPRDWSSQVCRLRVGAGPEQVFTGTHPLGDPLWPLAGWLQELVRRYGSVPAGTVVTTGTWNGLAFAQAGDLVVAQLEGIAEASLQL, from the coding sequence ATGACGACCCCGCCCCGCACCCCCATAGCTCTGGCCCATGCGCTGCTGCAGGCCCGCCACGGCGGAGAATTGCTCGACGCCGATGATTGGGCGGATGCCGTGCGCACATCGGCCGACGCCGCGGCCGTGCAGGCGGCCATGGCCCCTGCGCTGGGCTGGCGTGTGGCCGGCCGGGAGCATGCCCCGGGTCGCGTGCCCGGCTACTGGAAATCCGGCGCACCGCGCCGTGACGCAGCCCTGGCCCATGCGCCGCTGCCCGAGGATGGCGTGTGGGCCAGCCCTTCGGTGGCCGGCGGCGTGCCGCTGCACCTGCGCGGCATCGAGGCCGAGATCGCGCTGCGCCTGGGCCGGGATGTGACGGCCGAGACGGCGGCCGCGCTGCAGCCGGGCGAGGGCCTGGCATTGATCGACGGCATCACGGCCGCCATCGAGGTGGTGGATACGCGCTGGCGCCAGCATCTGAAGGCGCCGCCGCTGCTGCTGGCCGCCGATGGCCTGTGCCATGGGGCGCTGGTGCTGGGGCCCTGGCAGGATGCCGCGCGGCTGTTGCCGAGCACGCAACCCCGGGACTGGTCTTCCCAGGTCTGCCGGCTGCGCGTGGGCGCGGGGCCCGAGCAGGTCTTCACGGGAACGCACCCGCTGGGCGATCCGCTGTGGCCGCTGGCCGGCTGGCTGCAGGAGCTGGTGCGCCGCTACGGCAGCGTGCCCGCTGGCACGGTGGTGACCACGGGCACCTGGAATGGACTGGCATTCGCCCAGGCGGGAGACCTGGTGGTGGCGCAACTGGAGGGGATTGCCGAGGCCAGCCTCCAGCTGTGA